One Candidatus Binatia bacterium genomic region harbors:
- a CDS encoding Crp/Fnr family transcriptional regulator yields MIQLNPRVDLFKRRLRDSLKRATVNSRAVKIARDAIVYARGDQDAKVYFIESGQIKLLMRASEGKECLLAIHSAGDIFGELCLSGLDARAETAVAMQETVLKQIPCNRFFSRLSRDSLFEGFVQYLAVRVADQHQVIANLVTVDSEQRLGKTLLQLARTKGKRDPHSIRIELRISHEELSEMVGTTGPRIGIFMQRFHNLGLIETNADDFLVIKEVPLADYLAQLA; encoded by the coding sequence ATGATTCAACTGAACCCTCGAGTGGATCTGTTCAAACGACGATTGCGTGATTCTCTCAAGCGCGCGACCGTAAATTCTCGCGCCGTCAAGATTGCCCGAGACGCTATCGTTTACGCCCGTGGCGATCAAGACGCGAAGGTTTATTTCATCGAAAGCGGGCAGATCAAACTGCTCATGCGGGCCTCCGAAGGCAAGGAGTGTCTCCTTGCCATTCACAGTGCCGGAGATATTTTCGGCGAGCTGTGCCTGTCCGGGTTGGACGCGCGTGCGGAAACAGCGGTCGCGATGCAAGAAACGGTTTTAAAGCAAATACCGTGTAACAGGTTTTTTTCGCGTTTGAGCCGCGACTCGCTGTTCGAGGGCTTCGTGCAGTACCTGGCGGTGCGCGTTGCCGACCAGCATCAGGTCATCGCCAACCTCGTGACGGTCGATAGCGAGCAGCGGCTCGGCAAGACGCTCTTGCAACTGGCGCGCACGAAGGGCAAGAGAGACCCGCACAGCATTCGCATCGAGCTCAGGATATCGCACGAAGAGTTGTCGGAGATGGTGGGGACGACGGGGCCTCGGATCGGCATATTTATGCAGAGATTTCACAACCTCGGGCTGATCGAGACGAACGCAGATGACTTTCTCGTTATCAAAGAAGTGCCGCTCGCCGACTATCTAGCTCAGCTCGCCTGA
- a CDS encoding ABC transporter substrate-binding protein, whose translation MLRRCDCLVIPGTVGRRNNEKTRRAYGQHDLSSWSRRTQLAQVINPRFDFAEMAKRSLGPHWGRRTSEEQRQFVKIFTGLLGRLYADRIESYSGQNVLYTREVEEASYAEVFTRIVADDSREELSVNYKLHNVDREWKVYDLVIEDISLVNNYRSQFDRVIVRSSFEDLVRVMKEKQAQDSEKARPLHTAGRPERPSVFAGLTEVLVKSVQD comes from the coding sequence GTGCTAAGACGGTGTGATTGTCTAGTTATACCTGGGACAGTCGGTCGGAGAAATAATGAGAAAACCCGCCGGGCGTATGGCCAGCACGACCTTTCAAGCTGGAGTCGCCGGACCCAACTGGCTCAAGTCATCAATCCCAGGTTCGACTTTGCGGAAATGGCGAAGCGCTCGCTGGGGCCTCACTGGGGACGCCGCACATCCGAAGAACAGCGGCAGTTCGTAAAGATTTTCACGGGGCTGTTGGGAAGGCTTTACGCGGACAGAATCGAATCCTATTCCGGTCAAAACGTTCTCTACACGCGCGAGGTCGAGGAAGCGAGCTACGCGGAAGTATTCACCAGGATCGTCGCGGACGATAGCCGCGAAGAATTGTCCGTCAACTACAAGCTCCACAACGTCGACAGGGAATGGAAAGTCTACGACCTTGTGATCGAAGACATCAGTCTGGTCAACAACTATCGCTCCCAGTTCGACCGCGTCATCGTGCGATCTTCTTTCGAGGATCTGGTCCGGGTCATGAAAGAAAAGCAGGCGCAGGATTCGGAGAAGGCTCGTCCACTGCATACCGCGGGTCGCCCGGAGCGGCCATCCGTGTTCGCGGGCCTCACGGAAGTTCTTGTCAAAAGCGTTCAAGATTGA
- a CDS encoding BON domain-containing protein encodes MNGTSRIKYSVLAIVLAAALAAPAHAATPDAWITTKTKLALLTTEGVRGTAIHVDTILGKVTLHGKVRSAEEKTKAESIAKKTDGVQEVRNLLQVVTAEREKAVQLSDDDLKQRVEKAIKADSSLKDSSISVKSVNKGVVLLDGTAKTLSAHLRAVEDAAWVPGVERVASEIKSPDTLADAEIWREPTTKTSAKESGIRDAASDTWITSATKMRLLADSRTPGLDINVETRAGVVTLFGIVPSQDAKAAAEVDARKVSGVKSVVNELQVVPPGKQATVKARDEDIEREVKKAFEKSDLKDVSVEVKNGVVRLKGTVSSGTRRLDAAVLARSVEGVRAIKDDLRVATAKA; translated from the coding sequence ATGAACGGAACATCACGGATAAAATACAGCGTGCTGGCGATAGTGCTGGCCGCTGCTCTGGCAGCACCCGCTCATGCGGCCACGCCGGACGCCTGGATCACAACGAAGACCAAGCTGGCTCTCCTGACCACGGAGGGCGTCCGCGGTACGGCCATCCACGTGGACACCATCCTCGGCAAGGTCACCTTGCACGGCAAAGTGCGCTCCGCCGAGGAGAAAACGAAAGCGGAGAGCATCGCCAAGAAGACCGACGGGGTGCAGGAAGTGCGCAACCTGCTGCAGGTCGTTACCGCAGAGCGCGAGAAGGCGGTTCAGTTGTCCGACGACGACCTTAAGCAGCGGGTTGAAAAAGCGATCAAGGCCGATTCTTCTCTCAAGGACAGCAGCATCTCCGTAAAGTCCGTGAACAAGGGCGTGGTGCTGCTCGACGGCACCGCGAAGACCCTAAGCGCTCACCTGCGCGCCGTCGAAGACGCCGCCTGGGTACCGGGCGTAGAGCGGGTCGCGAGCGAGATTAAGAGTCCCGACACGCTCGCCGATGCGGAGATCTGGCGTGAGCCCACGACGAAAACGTCCGCTAAGGAGTCCGGAATTCGCGATGCTGCCAGCGATACATGGATCACCTCGGCAACGAAGATGCGTTTGTTGGCCGACAGCCGGACGCCGGGACTCGACATCAATGTAGAAACACGCGCGGGGGTCGTAACGCTCTTTGGAATTGTCCCCTCTCAGGATGCAAAGGCCGCTGCGGAGGTCGATGCCCGCAAAGTGAGCGGAGTAAAAAGTGTTGTGAACGAACTGCAGGTGGTTCCACCGGGCAAGCAGGCGACGGTGAAGGCGCGCGACGAGGATATCGAGCGCGAAGTGAAGAAGGCTTTTGAGAAGTCGGACCTGAAGGACGTCAGTGTAGAGGTAAAGAACGGGGTCGTGCGGCTAAAGGGGACCGTTTCCAGCGGGACGCGGCGCCTGGATGCGGCAGTTCTGGCGCGCTCGGTCGAGGGCGTGCGCGCGATCAAAGACGATCTCCGCGTCGCAACGGCTAAGGCCTGA
- a CDS encoding Crp/Fnr family transcriptional regulator, with amino-acid sequence MIQQTPQADLFKKQLGESLQRATVNSRAVKIARHANVYTCGDRDEMVYFVESGQIKLLMLSTEGKECILAIHGAGDIFGELCLSGLGGRLETATAMKATTLKQIPCNKFFARLGRDSLFEGFVRYMAVRVADQQQVIANLVTVDSEQRLGQTLLQLGRTMGKKDPRSIRIELKITHEELSEMVGTTRPRVSLFMQRFRNLGLIETNKEHFLIIKEHKLTDYLAQIA; translated from the coding sequence GTGATTCAACAGACTCCTCAAGCGGACCTGTTCAAAAAACAACTGGGTGAATCGCTGCAGCGCGCGACCGTGAATTCCCGAGCCGTCAAGATTGCGCGGCACGCCAACGTCTATACTTGCGGCGATCGAGACGAGATGGTCTATTTCGTCGAAAGCGGACAGATTAAACTTCTCATGCTCTCGACCGAAGGCAAAGAGTGCATCCTGGCGATCCACGGTGCGGGAGACATTTTCGGCGAGCTGTGCCTGTCGGGGTTGGGCGGGCGTCTGGAAACGGCGACGGCGATGAAAGCGACGACCTTGAAACAAATCCCTTGCAACAAATTTTTTGCCCGTTTAGGCCGCGACTCGCTGTTCGAGGGCTTCGTTCGCTACATGGCCGTGCGCGTGGCCGACCAGCAGCAGGTCATCGCCAATCTGGTGACGGTCGACAGCGAGCAGCGGCTGGGGCAGACGCTGCTGCAGCTCGGCCGCACGATGGGCAAGAAAGACCCGCGCAGCATTCGCATCGAGCTGAAGATAACACACGAGGAGCTGTCCGAGATGGTGGGAACGACCCGGCCCCGGGTCAGCTTATTTATGCAGAGATTTCGGAACCTCGGACTGATCGAGACGAACAAAGAGCACTTTCTCATCATCAAAGAACACAAACTCACCGACTATCTGGCCCAGATCGCCTAG
- a CDS encoding DUF3185 domain-containing protein encodes MRIKPTILFGIVLIILGVALFAYQGITYTTRENVVDLGPIQANVETKKTIALPPILGACVLAGGIVMVVAGTKKSWMS; translated from the coding sequence ATGCGTATCAAACCGACAATACTTTTTGGGATCGTTCTCATCATCCTCGGAGTGGCGCTTTTTGCCTACCAGGGCATTACCTATACAACGCGTGAGAACGTCGTCGATCTCGGTCCCATCCAAGCCAACGTTGAGACCAAGAAGACCATCGCGCTCCCGCCTATCTTGGGGGCCTGTGTGCTTGCAGGCGGCATCGTGATGGTCGTGGCTGGAACCAAGAAGTCCTGGATGAGTTGA
- a CDS encoding YtxH domain-containing protein: MAGLLFVLRSGKDTRKYLRERSDKGLDYLNRKTGKLRDNAEGLVKKGKEFMGGQKRGSVKTDTEAEKQAYQEEKRKHLGG, encoded by the coding sequence ATGGCCGGACTGTTGTTTGTGCTCCGCTCGGGCAAAGACACACGGAAATATCTTCGCGAGCGAAGCGACAAGGGCCTCGATTATCTGAATCGGAAGACCGGAAAGCTGCGCGATAACGCCGAAGGGCTGGTGAAAAAGGGCAAGGAATTTATGGGCGGCCAGAAGCGCGGCTCGGTCAAGACCGACACGGAAGCCGAAAAGCAGGCCTACCAGGAAGAGAAGCGAAAGCACTTGGGGGGATAA
- a CDS encoding DUF3309 family protein — protein MMGLLLVIILVLLLFGGLPRWGYHSYGYAPSGFLGVALIVLIVLLLAGRL, from the coding sequence ATTATGGGACTACTCTTGGTGATTATCCTGGTTCTGCTCCTGTTTGGAGGTCTCCCCCGCTGGGGCTATCACTCGTATGGCTATGCTCCGTCGGGCTTCCTTGGAGTGGCGCTGATTGTTCTGATCGTTCTGCTCTTGGCCGGCCGACTCTAA
- a CDS encoding OmpA family protein, producing the protein MRRSMIAFAAAGLLALPGAATAQQEGSRGWWGGWGDHSTECPQPKVMAEKITEDQARDLAQAYGNKNLPGYKVVRPAGYGGGYETTCYQVTSAGAYQILHSVEYSIDLTTPAGDRRNVRVDQFGNVVPFGGPFGLAGAQGPAGRDGAVGPAGAQGPAGPVGAQGKAGAMQQQWASFKNFLFDTDKSDIRSNEMSKVTEIAAYMRQNSSAKVGIDGHADPRGTDQYNQGLSERRVGSIRDALAKAGVAGDRIQTGAFGEQRLQCNQSTEVCWQSDRRVEVLIGTDSASASR; encoded by the coding sequence ATGAGAAGATCAATGATAGCGTTTGCGGCAGCGGGATTGCTGGCGCTGCCCGGCGCGGCGACGGCTCAGCAGGAAGGGTCGAGAGGCTGGTGGGGTGGATGGGGCGATCATAGCACGGAGTGTCCCCAGCCCAAGGTTATGGCCGAGAAAATAACCGAGGACCAGGCGAGAGATTTAGCCCAGGCGTATGGCAACAAAAACCTGCCGGGCTACAAAGTCGTGAGGCCCGCAGGTTACGGCGGAGGCTATGAAACTACGTGCTACCAGGTCACCAGCGCCGGAGCCTATCAAATCCTCCATTCCGTGGAGTATTCGATCGACCTGACAACTCCAGCGGGTGATCGGCGCAATGTTCGCGTCGATCAGTTCGGAAATGTGGTTCCCTTCGGCGGTCCCTTTGGATTGGCGGGCGCCCAAGGTCCAGCCGGCCGGGATGGCGCAGTCGGCCCCGCAGGCGCGCAAGGTCCAGCCGGACCGGTAGGCGCGCAAGGCAAGGCCGGTGCGATGCAGCAGCAGTGGGCCTCGTTCAAGAACTTCCTGTTCGATACAGATAAGTCGGATATTCGGTCGAACGAGATGAGCAAGGTCACCGAGATCGCGGCCTATATGCGGCAGAATTCGTCCGCCAAGGTCGGAATCGACGGTCACGCGGATCCGCGCGGCACGGACCAGTACAACCAAGGCCTGAGCGAGCGTCGTGTCGGCTCCATTCGTGACGCGCTGGCTAAAGCCGGAGTGGCGGGTGACAGGATCCAGACGGGCGCCTTCGGCGAGCAGCGGCTCCAGTGCAACCAATCCACTGAAGTGTGCTGGCAGAGCGACCGGCGAGTCGAAGTGCTGATCGGCACCGACAGCGCGAGCGCCAGCAGGTAG
- a CDS encoding radical SAM protein encodes MQSNPTNREAIDLPRSHRRIKQFRIVLIKPSKYDDEGYIIRFWKGVLPSNTLNVLHGLTEDVGERRLFGDLKIKVETFDETAEKVPVRKIIRWSRRRGTKLLVCLVGVQTNQFPRAVDLARKFRAAGIDVIIGGFHTSGTINMLGEQEPDIQELVRESISIVSGEVEENWADILADVLGGRLKPIYSFAQDLQNLVDIEKAPLPRVSHKTMRHFARPDFGTADTSRGCPFACSFCTIINVQGRKMRERNPEILGAMIRRNHLENGISFYFFTDDNFARKKLWRETFEEIIKLRKEGIKIAFMMQVDLARKPEDFVRLAAEAGCTQVFIGMESVNPENLKAEGKGQNHVEEYRSIIKEWHDAGVAVHAGYIIGLPFDTKEQVPRDIRYLMEVIQPDQASFFMLTPLPGSHDHREMKKRGEWMDADLNKRDSFHATIKHPRMWAHEWTAAYEGAWKTFYSKENMIRILSRWNHSPRNYWNLMSIFFWYKNAAVIEKEHPMIAGFFRLKSRLSRRPGYAIDSLPVHLWKRTGDVARLFIAWVKFLKEMEEVWLQTRKKSEREEYWLEEVQRIQGEIWQVLKIGEWQKVYNTAKATLPAKAKALLDPFEELSSKILCSRKDLSMFLKRWDGLQDRIEELRTHLSREGEATRRSLDNMSQLHASIRPGSRIQEWQEAYSRLRQSLPPRFHLAHVKFDALSNRAICSRQDLQRFWADTARQLREMRFWNIRPWKVTAAFIEDLSLTASFAVTFKNSKAASRE; translated from the coding sequence ATGCAGTCAAACCCTACAAATCGCGAAGCCATCGACTTGCCGAGATCACACCGGCGGATCAAGCAATTCCGGATCGTCTTGATCAAACCCTCCAAGTACGACGACGAAGGATACATCATCCGCTTTTGGAAGGGAGTCCTCCCCAGCAACACGCTCAACGTGCTGCATGGCCTAACGGAAGACGTCGGCGAGCGCAGGCTGTTTGGGGATCTTAAAATAAAAGTCGAGACCTTCGATGAAACGGCCGAAAAAGTGCCCGTTCGGAAGATCATTCGCTGGAGTAGGCGTCGCGGCACGAAGCTCTTGGTTTGCCTGGTGGGCGTTCAAACCAACCAGTTTCCCAGGGCCGTAGACCTGGCAAGAAAGTTCCGCGCCGCGGGCATCGACGTCATAATCGGCGGATTCCACACGAGCGGAACCATCAACATGCTCGGAGAGCAGGAACCCGATATTCAGGAGCTCGTGCGGGAATCCATCTCGATCGTCTCGGGCGAGGTGGAAGAGAACTGGGCCGATATTCTGGCCGATGTCCTGGGCGGCCGATTGAAGCCGATCTATTCCTTTGCCCAGGACCTGCAGAACCTGGTCGATATCGAGAAGGCCCCTCTGCCGCGCGTAAGCCACAAGACGATGCGCCATTTCGCCCGGCCGGATTTCGGCACCGCCGACACCTCGCGCGGCTGTCCTTTTGCGTGCTCCTTCTGCACGATCATCAACGTCCAAGGGCGCAAAATGCGCGAGCGGAACCCCGAGATTCTCGGCGCAATGATCCGCCGAAACCATCTTGAAAACGGAATCTCCTTCTACTTCTTCACCGACGATAATTTCGCCCGCAAAAAACTCTGGCGCGAGACTTTCGAAGAGATCATCAAGCTCAGAAAAGAAGGCATCAAGATCGCGTTTATGATGCAAGTCGATCTCGCCCGCAAGCCTGAAGACTTCGTCCGGCTCGCCGCCGAGGCGGGTTGCACCCAGGTCTTTATCGGGATGGAGAGCGTCAATCCCGAAAATCTCAAGGCTGAAGGAAAGGGCCAAAACCACGTCGAGGAGTACCGGAGCATCATCAAAGAATGGCACGACGCGGGCGTTGCCGTCCACGCGGGATACATCATCGGCTTGCCCTTCGACACCAAAGAGCAGGTCCCGCGCGATATTCGCTATCTCATGGAGGTCATCCAGCCGGATCAGGCATCGTTCTTCATGCTGACGCCCCTGCCCGGTTCCCACGACCACCGCGAGATGAAAAAGCGCGGCGAATGGATGGATGCCGATCTCAACAAGCGCGATTCCTTTCATGCCACCATCAAGCATCCGCGCATGTGGGCGCACGAATGGACCGCAGCCTACGAAGGGGCATGGAAAACTTTCTACAGCAAGGAAAATATGATCCGCATCCTGTCGCGCTGGAACCATAGCCCGAGGAATTACTGGAACCTCATGTCGATCTTTTTCTGGTACAAAAACGCCGCGGTCATCGAAAAGGAGCATCCGATGATCGCAGGATTCTTCCGTTTGAAGAGCCGGCTCTCGCGCCGGCCCGGTTACGCGATCGATTCCTTGCCGGTGCATCTCTGGAAGCGGACCGGAGACGTCGCCCGGCTCTTTATCGCGTGGGTCAAATTCTTGAAGGAGATGGAAGAAGTTTGGCTCCAGACGCGGAAGAAGAGCGAACGAGAAGAATACTGGCTCGAGGAGGTTCAGCGGATTCAGGGAGAGATTTGGCAAGTCCTCAAGATCGGAGAATGGCAAAAAGTCTACAACACCGCCAAGGCGACGCTCCCGGCAAAGGCCAAGGCCCTGCTGGATCCCTTTGAAGAGCTATCTTCGAAGATACTGTGCAGCCGCAAAGATCTGAGCATGTTTCTGAAGCGATGGGACGGACTGCAAGATAGAATCGAGGAATTGCGCACTCATCTGAGCCGGGAAGGAGAAGCCACGCGCCGGTCGCTTGATAACATGTCTCAGCTCCACGCGAGTATCCGGCCCGGAAGCAGGATACAGGAGTGGCAAGAGGCCTACTCTCGCCTGAGACAGAGTCTCCCGCCAAGATTTCATCTCGCTCATGTCAAGTTCGATGCCTTGAGCAATCGGGCCATCTGTTCCCGTCAGGACCTCCAGAGGTTTTGGGCCGACACTGCGCGACAGCTACGAGAGATGAGGTTCTGGAACATCCGTCCCTGGAAAGTGACCGCCGCTTTCATTGAAGATTTGTCGCTGACCGCGTCTTTTGCCGTCACATTTAAGAACTCCAAGGCGGCATCCCGCGAATAA
- a CDS encoding Crp/Fnr family transcriptional regulator: protein MIQETPQSDLFKKQLGESLQRETQNSRAVKIARHENVYTCGDQDEMVYYIESGQVKLLMDSSEGKECILAIHSVGDIFGELCLSGLGGRLETATAMKATTLKRVARDQFFARLGRDSLFEGFIRYLAVRVADQQQVIANLVTVDSEQRLGQTLLQLGRTVGKKDPRSIRIELKISHEELSEMVGTTRPRISMFMQRFRNLGLIETNKEHFLIIKENKLTKYLAQIA from the coding sequence ATGATTCAAGAGACACCTCAATCAGATCTGTTCAAAAAACAATTGGGTGAGTCGCTCCAGCGCGAGACCCAGAATTCCCGCGCCGTCAAGATTGCGCGACACGAAAACGTCTACACGTGCGGCGATCAAGACGAGATGGTTTATTATATCGAAAGCGGGCAGGTCAAACTGCTCATGGACTCATCTGAAGGCAAGGAATGCATTCTTGCTATTCACAGCGTGGGAGACATCTTCGGCGAGCTGTGTCTGTCGGGATTGGGCGGGCGTCTCGAAACGGCGACCGCGATGAAAGCGACGACCTTAAAACGAGTAGCGCGCGACCAATTTTTTGCGCGTTTAGGCCGCGACTCGCTCTTCGAGGGCTTTATTCGCTACCTGGCGGTGCGCGTCGCGGACCAGCAGCAGGTCATCGCCAATCTGGTGACGGTCGACAGCGAGCAGAGACTGGGCCAGACGCTGCTGCAGCTCGGCCGCACGGTGGGCAAGAAAGATCCCCGCAGCATTCGCATCGAGCTCAAGATATCGCATGAAGAATTGTCGGAGATGGTGGGAACCACGCGGCCCCGAATCAGCATGTTCATGCAGAGGTTCCGCAACCTGGGCTTGATCGAGACGAATAAAGAGCACTTTCTCATCATCAAGGAAAATAAACTCACCAAGTATCTCGCTCAGATCGCCTAA
- a CDS encoding THUMP domain-containing protein: MEKFFATCPRGLEQLLAEELQQLKAENTHAVGGGVEFSGDFPLCYRANLESRIASRILWQVAKDRYRSEDDIYGVVYDLPWNNWFGPEHTIRVDVSAIKSPLTSLNFATLKIKDAVCDKFRRLSGRRPSVDTRQPDVPIQGHLTDRDFTLYLDTTGDPLFKRGRRIAQGEAPLRENLAAGILRLAGWLPGVPLLDPMCGSGTFLLEAAQMALDIAPGSGRRFAFEKLKNFDKRCWQGLLQQSAARQKPRVPLPIYGSDLSGAALTSARTNLAAAGLERAVSLTQANVLEISAPAKEGIIVTNPPYGVRLGEQQELAEFYPKLGDALKKNFSGWRACILSADMRLPKLIRLAASKRTPLFNGALECRLFEYKMVEGGMRQKKPGA; this comes from the coding sequence GTGGAGAAGTTTTTTGCCACTTGTCCGCGCGGTCTGGAACAGCTCCTGGCGGAAGAGCTGCAACAACTTAAAGCGGAAAACACTCACGCCGTAGGGGGTGGAGTCGAATTCAGCGGCGACTTTCCCCTCTGTTACCGTGCCAATCTGGAAAGCCGGATCGCGAGCCGCATCCTATGGCAGGTGGCAAAGGATCGCTACCGCAGCGAGGACGATATTTACGGCGTTGTCTACGATCTGCCGTGGAACAACTGGTTCGGTCCGGAGCACACGATTCGCGTCGACGTCTCGGCGATCAAAAGTCCTCTTACGAGTCTCAATTTCGCCACGCTCAAGATCAAGGACGCGGTGTGCGATAAGTTTCGCCGGCTCTCGGGTCGGCGTCCCAGCGTGGATACACGGCAGCCCGATGTCCCCATCCAGGGACATCTGACGGACCGCGACTTTACCCTTTATCTCGACACCACGGGCGATCCGCTGTTCAAGCGCGGGCGGCGCATCGCTCAGGGAGAGGCGCCGCTCAGGGAAAATCTCGCGGCCGGGATTCTGCGCCTGGCGGGATGGCTCCCCGGCGTTCCTCTGCTCGATCCCATGTGCGGCAGCGGCACGTTTTTACTGGAAGCGGCGCAGATGGCCCTCGACATCGCGCCGGGATCGGGACGTCGTTTCGCTTTCGAGAAACTGAAAAATTTCGATAAGCGCTGCTGGCAGGGGCTGTTGCAGCAAAGCGCGGCCCGGCAAAAACCCAGAGTCCCGCTTCCTATTTACGGCAGCGATCTCTCCGGCGCGGCGCTAACATCGGCGCGGACCAACCTGGCGGCTGCCGGTTTGGAGCGAGCGGTGAGCCTCACGCAGGCGAACGTTCTGGAAATCTCCGCGCCGGCAAAGGAAGGCATCATTGTGACCAACCCGCCTTACGGCGTGCGCCTGGGCGAGCAGCAGGAGTTGGCGGAGTTCTATCCCAAGCTGGGAGACGCGCTGAAGAAAAACTTCAGCGGCTGGCGCGCCTGCATTCTCAGCGCCGACATGCGCCTGCCGAAGCTGATCCGGCTCGCCGCATCGAAGCGCACGCCGCTTTTCAACGGTGCCCTCGAATGCCGGCTGTTTGAGTACAAGATGGTCGAAGGTGGAATGAGGCAAAAAAAGCCTGGCGCGTGA
- a CDS encoding PAS domain S-box protein, whose amino-acid sequence MIKTPRTHAGPERHFMSSSRNPIRTKALVHKVKTNRSQEKLRISEIRYRRLFETARDGILILDVATRKITDVNPFMVQLLGYSRSQFLGKELWEIGLLKDAKASRDAFRELKQKGYIRYEDLPLETKDGKRWEVEFVSNVYDEGGHQVIQCNVRDITERKQAEEELKQLMVREHAARAEAEAANNLKDEFLSMVSHELRTPLTAILGFSAMLRTEKLDEQSSTRALKIVDRNATALAQLIEDLLDLSRIINGKFHLDVSPIGLAEIINATIESLRLADAESRGEGRGASFTVEIPLLVLGA is encoded by the coding sequence ATGATTAAAACACCGCGAACACATGCCGGGCCTGAGCGTCATTTCATGTCGTCAAGCCGCAACCCTATCAGAACGAAGGCTCTTGTCCATAAGGTCAAAACAAACCGGTCGCAAGAGAAGCTGCGGATTTCCGAAATTCGCTACCGGCGGCTGTTTGAAACAGCACGGGACGGCATCCTTATCCTTGATGTCGCCACGCGAAAGATCACGGACGTAAATCCATTTATGGTGCAGTTGTTGGGCTACTCGCGCAGCCAATTCCTCGGCAAGGAACTCTGGGAGATCGGCTTGCTCAAGGACGCGAAGGCCAGCCGGGACGCTTTTCGAGAATTGAAGCAGAAGGGCTATATTCGTTACGAAGACTTGCCGCTCGAAACCAAAGATGGGAAGCGCTGGGAAGTGGAGTTTGTCAGCAACGTCTATGATGAAGGGGGCCATCAAGTCATTCAATGTAACGTTCGCGACATCACCGAACGCAAGCAAGCGGAGGAAGAACTTAAGCAACTCATGGTTCGGGAGCACGCGGCGCGCGCCGAAGCGGAAGCGGCCAATAACCTCAAGGATGAATTTCTTTCAATGGTTTCTCATGAACTCCGCACGCCCCTCACCGCGATACTTGGCTTTTCCGCCATGCTGCGCACCGAAAAGCTTGATGAGCAGTCTTCTACTCGCGCTCTGAAAATCGTCGACCGTAACGCGACGGCGCTGGCGCAGCTCATCGAGGATCTCCTTGACCTCTCACGCATCATTAACGGCAAGTTCCATCTTGATGTCAGCCCGATCGGACTCGCGGAGATCATCAATGCTACGATTGAGTCTCTCCGTCTCGCGGATGCGGAAAGCCGGGGAGAAGGGCGGGGTGCGTCCTTCACAGTGGAAATCCCGCTCCTGGTCCTGGGAGCTTGA
- a CDS encoding glycosidase — MSNQHPRLFWRHKQNPILSVADWPYPANSVFNPGATLLPDGTTLLLCRVEDRRGHSHLCAARSANGVDNWEIDSQPTLPADPEHFPEELWGIEDPRITYLPELSKYAVVYTAYSRVGPGVALALTKDFYRFERYGMIMAPEDKDAALFSHRIGGQWALIHRPVSAPGAHMWTSYSPDLRHWGSHKLMLEARRGGWWDANKIGLSPPPIETPQGWLVIYHGVRQTPSGCIYRLGLALFDLHQPEHCLKRSDEWVFGPQEPYERSGDVDDVVFPCGATVASDGDTIHLYYGAADTSIALATGSIRAMLEWLEQHA; from the coding sequence ATGAGCAATCAGCATCCCAGACTCTTTTGGCGTCATAAGCAGAATCCCATCTTGAGCGTCGCCGATTGGCCCTATCCGGCCAACAGCGTGTTCAACCCGGGCGCCACGCTGCTGCCGGATGGCACCACGCTTCTGTTGTGCCGGGTCGAAGACCGGCGCGGCCACTCGCATCTTTGTGCCGCGCGCTCCGCCAACGGCGTGGATAACTGGGAGATCGACTCGCAACCCACGCTGCCGGCCGACCCGGAGCATTTCCCGGAGGAGTTGTGGGGCATCGAAGATCCGCGCATCACCTACCTCCCCGAATTGAGCAAGTACGCAGTTGTCTACACCGCCTACTCGCGCGTCGGTCCGGGCGTGGCCCTGGCGCTCACGAAAGATTTCTACCGCTTCGAGCGCTATGGGATGATCATGGCGCCGGAAGATAAAGATGCGGCTCTGTTTTCCCATCGTATCGGCGGCCAATGGGCTTTGATCCATCGCCCTGTCAGCGCTCCCGGCGCGCATATGTGGACGTCCTATTCACCCGACCTGCGCCACTGGGGCAGCCACAAGCTGATGCTCGAAGCCCGGCGCGGCGGATGGTGGGACGCGAACAAGATCGGTCTCTCACCGCCGCCGATCGAAACGCCGCAGGGCTGGCTCGTGATTTATCATGGGGTCCGGCAGACGCCATCAGGCTGCATTTACCGGCTGGGATTGGCTCTGTTTGATTTGCACCAACCCGAGCATTGCCTGAAACGCAGCGACGAGTGGGTCTTTGGCCCGCAAGAACCCTACGAGCGGAGCGGGGACGTGGACGACGTTGTCTTTCCTTGCGGCGCGACCGTTGCTTCCGATGGCGACACCATCCATCTGTATTATGGCGCGGCGGATACGAGCATTGCCCTGGCCACCGGCAGTATTCGCGCCATGCTCGAGTGGCTCGAGCAACACGCATAA